One Thermomonas paludicola genomic window, CTGCAGGCGAACCATCACGTCGTTGCCGCCGCCAACGCTCTGTACCTGCGCGTTGTGGATGCCCGCCGTGACCAGGCGTTCGCGCACCTTGTCCACGTGGATCGGATGTTCGAAATGCGTGCGCACCATGGTGCCGCCGGTGAACTCCAGCGCGAAGCTGAAGCCCTTCAGGCCGATGATGGCGATTGACGCGATCAGCAGCACCAGCATGAACGCCAACACCGGACGGCGGTGGCGCATGAAGTCGATGGTGGTGTCGTTCGGGATGAGGTGAAGCGGAAACAGTTTCATGCAGATAGTCCTTGTCCCGTCAGATCGCCACGGACTGCAGCTTCTTGCGGCGGCCGTAAATCAGCGACGCAAGCGCGCGCGACACGGTGATCGCGGTAAACATCGAAGCGAAGATGCCGATGATCATGGTCAGCGCAAAGCCCTTCAGCGGCCCGGTGCCGAATGCATACAGGGCCACGCCCACGATCAGGCCAGTCAGGTTGGCGTCCATGATGGTGTGCGACGCACGCTCATAACCCTCCGAGATGGCCGACTTGGCCGGCATTCCCAGCCGCAACTCCTCGCGGATGCGCTCGTTGATCAGCACGTTGGCGTCCACCGACAGGCCCACCGACAGCGCCAGGCCGGCGAAGCCCGGCAGGGTCATGGTGGCGCCGAACATCGACATCACCGCCACCACGATCAGCAGGTTGAACAGCAACGCCACCGACGTGATGAAACCGAACATGCGGTAGTAGATGCCGAAGAACACCAGCGTGAACAGGAACGAGAACGTCACCGCCTTGATGCCGCGGGCCACGTTTTCCGCGCCCAGGCTCGGGCCGATCACGTACTCCTCGACGAAGTCCATCGGCGCGGCCAGCGAGCCGGCGCGCAGCAGCTTGGACAGGTTGTCGGCTTCCTCGCGCTCCAGCCCGGTGGTCTGGAACTGCTTGCCGAACACGCCGCTGATGTTGGCCACGGAAATCACTTCTTCCTTGACCTTGAAGCTGCGCACTTCCTTGCCATCGACCATGGTCACCTGCGGGATGCGCTCGGTGTACACCACCGCCATCGGCTTGCCGACGTTGGCGCTGGTGAAGTCGAACATGCGCTGGCCGCCCACGCCGTTGAGGGTCACGCTGACCGCCGGCATGCCGTTCTGGTCGGTGGCCGTGCTGGCAGTGACCATCTGGTCGCCGGTGGCGATGACGCGCTTGTTGAGCAGCACCGGGCGCCCGGCACGGTCGCGGTACAGGCGCGCCTCGGGCGGGATGCGGCCGCTGTCCGCGGCTTCCTGCGCATTGCCATCCACCACCGCGCGATATTCGAGGGTCGCGGTCGCGCCGATCATGCGCTTGGCTTCGGCGGTGTCCTGCACGCCCGGCAACTCGACCACGATGCGATCCTCGCCCTGGCGCTGGATGATCGGCTCGGCCACGCCCAATTCATTGACGCGATTGCGCAGCGTGGTCAGGTTCTGCTCGATCGCGCTGGAGGCGATCTGCTGCATTTCCGCCTGCGGCACGGTGACCAGGATGCCGGATGCATCGCTGGCATAGGTCAGGGTTGACTGCGCCTTGACCAGCGCAGCCCGCGCCTTGTCGGCGTCGGCTGCGTTGGACAGCACGACGCGCAGCGTGCTGGTGCCGCTGCGCTCGACCGAGCGATAGCCCACGCGCGCTTCGCGCAGGGTGGTGCGGATGTCGTCGGCAAATGCCTCGAAGCGCTTGTCCACCGCCGCCTGCTTGTCCACCTGCATCGCAAAGTGCACGCCGCCGACCAGATCCAGACCCAGCACCATCGGCTTGCCATGCAGCCTGGTGAGCCAATCGGGCACGGTGGAGGCCAGGTTCAACGCAACGATGTACCCATCGCCCACTTTTTCGCGGATCAGGTCATTGGCGCGGGTCTGATCGTCCAGCGAAGCAAGGCGCACGACCAGGTTGTCGCCTTCCTTGCCGATCGACTTGGGCGCAAGGTGCGCCGCGTCCAGAATTGCGGCAACCTGCGACTTCAGCGCATCATCGACTTGCGAACCGCGGTTGGCGGTGATCTGGACGGACGGATCCTTCTGGTACTTGTTGGGCAGCGAATACAGCACGCTGATCGCCAGGATCACCAGGATGAGGACATATTTCCAGCGCGGGAATTCAAGCATTGCAGGATCCTGCTCGACGCCAGCCAGCGGGCGTCAGGTCATGGCAAACGAAACGGAAAGGTGGATCAGGCGGACTTCAGCGTGCCCTTGGGCAGGACACTGGCGATGGCGCCCTTCTGCACGCGCAGCTGCACGCCATTGGCCACTTCCACGGTGATGAAGCTCTCACCCATGTTGGTCACCACGCCGGCGATGCCGCCGTTGGTGATGACTTCATCACCCTTGCCCAGCTTGTCCAGCATGCTCTTGTGCTCTTTTTGCCGCTTCATCTGCGGGCGGATCATCAGGAAGTACATGATCGCGATCAGGATGACCGGAAACAGCAGGGTGGACATCATGCCGCCGGGCGCCGCGGTTTGACCGGCAGCTTGGGCATGGGCAACGGGAATCAGGAAATCAAGCGGGTTCATCGGGAATCCGTGTCTGCGAAAACGAAAGGCTGGCCGAGGCCAGCTGATGATTATGCCATGCCCAGCTTGTCTCCTCCCCTTGCCAAGCAGGGGGAGGCCGGGAAGGGGTTGCTCTTTTCGGCATTTGGCGCGAAGAGCACCCCTCCCCAACCCTCCCCTTCGCTACGCGAAAGGGATGGAGCTAAAGCCGGCGCGCGGCGTAGAAGGACTCGCGGAACGCCGCGAAAGTTCCGCCGGCGATCGCATCGCGCATCTGCGCCATCAGCCTCTGGTAGTAGCGCAGGTTGTGCAGCGTGCCCAGCATCGGCGCCAGCATTTCGTTGCAGCGGTCGAGGTGGCGCAGGTAGCTGCGGCTGAAGCCGCCGGCGCAGGCCACGCAGTCGCAACCCTCCTCGATCGGCCGCGTGTCGTGCTCGTACTGCGCATTGCGCACGCGCACCACGCCGGTCGAGGTGAAGAAATGGCCGTTGCGGGCGTTGCGGGTCGGCATCACGCAGTCGAACATGTCGATGCCGCGCGCCACCGCCTCCACCAGGTCTTCCGGCCGGCCCACGCCCATCAGGTAGCGCGGGCGATCCTGCGGCAGCTGCGGGCAGGTGTGGTCGAGCATGGCGTTGCGCTCGTCCTCGCTCTCGCCGACCGCCAGCCCGCCGACCGCGTAGCCGTCGAAGCCGATCTTCTGCAGGCCCTGCGCCGACAGCGTGCGCAGATCGTGGTGCACGCCGCCCTGGACGATGCCGAACAGCGCCGCGTCGTTGCCCTCGTGCGCCTTCTTGGACCGTTCGGCCCAGCGCAGCGACAGCTCCATCGACTTCTCGACCACCCGGCGGTGCACCGGCTGGCCGTGCTTATCGTTCACCGGCGGGCACTCGTCGAAGATCATCACGATGTCGCTGCCCAGCACCTTCTGGACGTGCATGGATTCTTCCGGGCCAAGGAACACCTTGCGGCCGTCGGTGGGGGCGGCGAAGGTCACGCCGGCCTCGGTGATCTTGCGGCGGTGCGCCAGCGAGAACACCTGGAAGCCGCCGGAGTCGGTCAGGATCGGCCCGTCCCAGCGGGCGAAGCCGTGCAGGCCACCGTGCGCCTCGATGACCTCCAGCCCCGGCCGCAGGAACAGGTGGAAGGTGTTGCCGAGGATGATCTGCGCGCCGAGGTCGCGCACCTGCTGCGGCAGCACGCCCTTGACCGAGCCGTAGGTGCCCACCGGCATGAACGCGGGCGTCTCGATGACCCCGCGCGGGAAGGTGATGCGGCCGCGGCGGGCGGCGCCGTCGGTTTTCAGGAGATTGAAGTGCATTCGGCTCATCGTGGATCCTTCACGCCGTCATTCCCGCGAAGGCGGGAATCCAGCTCTTCGCTGTGATTGATACGCTCGTATTCCGGAAAGGCGATAGCAGAAGCTGGATTCCCGCCTTCGCGGGAATGACGGGCAACAGCATTCGCGGGAACGACGGACAACAGCACTCAAACGCCAGCATCTTCAGGCCACAGCAGCATCGCATCGCCATAGCTGAAGAAGCGGTAGCGCTGGCGCACCGCGTGTTCGTAGGCGGCGAACATCCGCTGCTTGCCGGCGAACGCCGACACCAGCATCAGCAGCGTGCTTTCCGGCAGATGGAAGTT contains:
- the yajC gene encoding preprotein translocase subunit YajC — protein: MNPLDFLIPVAHAQAAGQTAAPGGMMSTLLFPVILIAIMYFLMIRPQMKRQKEHKSMLDKLGKGDEVITNGGIAGVVTNMGESFITVEVANGVQLRVQKGAIASVLPKGTLKSA
- the secD gene encoding protein translocase subunit SecD, encoding MLEFPRWKYVLILVILAISVLYSLPNKYQKDPSVQITANRGSQVDDALKSQVAAILDAAHLAPKSIGKEGDNLVVRLASLDDQTRANDLIREKVGDGYIVALNLASTVPDWLTRLHGKPMVLGLDLVGGVHFAMQVDKQAAVDKRFEAFADDIRTTLREARVGYRSVERSGTSTLRVVLSNAADADKARAALVKAQSTLTYASDASGILVTVPQAEMQQIASSAIEQNLTTLRNRVNELGVAEPIIQRQGEDRIVVELPGVQDTAEAKRMIGATATLEYRAVVDGNAQEAADSGRIPPEARLYRDRAGRPVLLNKRVIATGDQMVTASTATDQNGMPAVSVTLNGVGGQRMFDFTSANVGKPMAVVYTERIPQVTMVDGKEVRSFKVKEEVISVANISGVFGKQFQTTGLEREEADNLSKLLRAGSLAAPMDFVEEYVIGPSLGAENVARGIKAVTFSFLFTLVFFGIYYRMFGFITSVALLFNLLIVVAVMSMFGATMTLPGFAGLALSVGLSVDANVLINERIREELRLGMPAKSAISEGYERASHTIMDANLTGLIVGVALYAFGTGPLKGFALTMIIGIFASMFTAITVSRALASLIYGRRKKLQSVAI